In the Spirochaetia bacterium 38H-sp genome, TGCCCAGCGCGTATACCTTATAGTGCCACCGGAAGACTTATCCTCAGTCCTCCCCTCTGCAAAAGCAAGAGAACCAACAAAACAAACAATAAGGAAAACAAGCAATAACCTATTCATTCCTAACTCCTTTAAAAATAATTTCTCCAAGCTAAGCCTGGAGGTTAGTTTTTTTTACAAAATCTATAATTTCATCCACGTAGCCAAATGCAAGAGCAACTACCGTATCAGCAGCACCGTAATAGATAGCCAGTCTTCCAGTATCAGCATCACAGAGAGTTGCACATGGAAAAACAACATTGGGAACATCACCTACACACTCGTAATACTCTTGAGGAGAAAGAAGATAACTACTTGATCTGTAAAGGACCTTCCACGGCTTTTCCAAGTCCAGAAGAGCAGCACCCATGCTATAGACAAAACCATTACAGGAAGTTAAAACACCATGGTAAATAAGAAGCCATCCCTCGCTAGTCTCTATGGGAGCAGGTCCCGCACCTATCTTGGTGCTCTGCCATGCACTGTCGGAAGACCTTGTACCCATAACAAAACGATGTTTGCCCCAATAACGCAAATCAGGAGACTCGCTATAAAAAATATTCCCAAAAGCAGTATGTCCCGCATCACTCGGCCTATGGAGCATTGCAAAATTTCCCTCAATCTTTCTGGGAAACAGGACACCATTCCTGTTATAAGGCATAAAAGGACTTTCCATCTGATAAAAAGTCTCAAAATCATCCGTATATCCTAGCCCTATACCCGGCCCGTTGTAGCCGTTGCACCAAACCACATAATACCTGTCATCTATCTTAACAACACGCGCATCATACTTATACTCGGATAGAGGAAGCTCATCGTGCTCCG is a window encoding:
- a CDS encoding glycoside hydrolase family 130 protein — encoded protein: MSVKYEIKGASLSNMPWQDRPAGLEWPVWRYSKNPVVTRADAKFANSIFNSAVVPYKDGFAGVFRVDDTSRRMNLRRGFSPDGINWKIADTPIDFVPEHDELPLSEYKYDARVVKIDDRYYVVWCNGYNGPGIGLGYTDDFETFYQMESPFMPYNRNGVLFPRKIEGNFAMLHRPSDAGHTAFGNIFYSESPDLRYWGKHRFVMGTRSSDSAWQSTKIGAGPAPIETSEGWLLIYHGVLTSCNGFVYSMGAALLDLEKPWKVLYRSSSYLLSPQEYYECVGDVPNVVFPCATLCDADTGRLAIYYGAADTVVALAFGYVDEIIDFVKKTNLQA